Part of the Roseofilum casamattae BLCC-M143 genome, TTAATCGCAAGTGCGGCGACCTGTCGATCGTTGAAAGTTGATAGAGGGTTTAATTCGACCCCTATCTAACTTTCAACTATTGCTGGCGATCGCCTCAAATGGTAGTGTGAGAGATAAAAATTATAGACATGCAATTTGTCAGAGTTGGCTGGCTCGACAAACACTAATAACTGATGACCGGCGCGCAGCGCCATGTTGGAATTGGGTATTTTATGAAAATAGCTCTGTTTACAGAAACTTTTTTACCTAAAATTGACGGCATTGTGACTCGTCTGACGCAAACGGTCGATCGTTTGCAACGCTCGGGAGACCAAGTCACCATTTTCTGTCCGGAAGGTGGACTGACGGAATATAAGGAAGCAAAAATTAATGGGGTGTCGGGGTTGCCTTTGCCTTGGTATCCGGAGTTAAAGATGGCGTTTCCGCGACCGGCGATCGGCGAGGCGATCGCCGATCTCAATCCCGATTTAATTCACGTCGCTAATCCTGCTATCTTAGGTTTGGCGGGACTGTATTATGGCAAAAAATACGACATTCCCTTGGTCGCTTCTTACCATACTCATTTGCCTCAATACTTACAGCATTATGGGTTAGGAATGTTAGAACCATTATTGTGGGAATTACTGAAGGGAGCGCATAACCAAGCCGATCTCAATTTGTGTACTTCCAGCGTGATGGTACAAGAGTTAATCGACCACGGCATCGAGCGCGTGGATTTGTGGCAGCGAGGGGTGGATACCGATTTGTTTCATCCCAGTTTAGCCTCTCGGGAGATGCGCGATCGCCTTTCTCAGGGGCATCCGGACAGTCCCCTCCTCCTCTATGTCGGTCGCTTGGGTGCAGAAAAGGAGATCGAGCGAATTAAGCCCGTGCTCGAAAGTATACCCGATGCGCGGTTAGCTTTGGTCGGCGACGGGCCGAACCGAGAAGCTCTGGAGGAACATTTTGCCGGAACGGCTACCCATTTTGTCGGATATCTGCGCGGAGAAACCTTGGCTTCTGCCTTTGCTTCGGCCGATGCCTTTATTTTTCCATCAACGACGGAAACTCTCGGGTTAGTCTTGCTCGAAGCTATGGCAGCAGGATGTCCGGTGGTTGCTGCCGGAACTGGAGGTATCGTTGATATTGTCACCGATGGGGTGAATGGCTATCTCTTCGACCCCACGGATGAGAATGGGGCCATTAAGGCAACCCAAACGCTGCTCGATAACCAAACCGAACGGGAAACCTTGCGAGAGAACGCTCGCCAAGAAGCCGAACGTTGGGGTTGGCAAGCTGCCACAGACCAACTGCGTCGGTACTATCAAGGGGTGTTGAATGCTCGCCAACCTTTGGCAGCTTAACCCAAGGTTCAGTTAAGCAGACACAACAGAGAGATAATGGCGATCGCCCTACCATTCACATCGCGCAACCCAATCTGAATGGCTGTGGCGATCGCCGGAACTAGAGGTTTTCGCGATCGCTAGAAAAGATAAATACGAGCGGATTTGTTAACATTATTGGGAGGCGATCGCCTCAACTAAACGTTCTCCTGAGTCGCTGTTACAATCTAGAGATAAGCTCGCAACAATTTCTCCAACGATCGGAGGTTTCCCCCTATGGTGATGCAAGCAGAAAAAACGAAAACTTATACTCCAGAAGAGTATCTAGAGCAAGAAGTTAATAGCGACGAACGACATGAATATATTAATGGGGAGATTATTCTCATGACAGGGGGAACGCCGAATCATAACTTAATCGCTGGTAATTTGTTCGCAACGTTAAACTTTTCTCTAAAACGTCAACCCTACTTTGCCTTTGTCACCGATCAGCGCTTGTGGGTTCCAGAAAAAGGAATCTACACTTACCCTGATGTGATGGTTGTTCAAGGAGAAGTGCAATTGCAAGAAGGACGTAAAGATACCGTTACCAATCCAATCCTAATTGCAGAAGTGTTATCGAAGTCTACTCAGGGATACGATCGCGGCAAAAAGTCCCAAGGATATCGCACTCTTCCTAGTTTACAAGAATATCTGTTCGTCGATCAATACACGATGCATGTGGAGCGATATTATCGAACTGAAACCAATGAATGGGTGTTATCAGAATACGATCGGTCAGAATCTGTCATTCAGTTTAATAGTATTCCGGGCGA contains:
- a CDS encoding glycosyltransferase family 4 protein — translated: MKIALFTETFLPKIDGIVTRLTQTVDRLQRSGDQVTIFCPEGGLTEYKEAKINGVSGLPLPWYPELKMAFPRPAIGEAIADLNPDLIHVANPAILGLAGLYYGKKYDIPLVASYHTHLPQYLQHYGLGMLEPLLWELLKGAHNQADLNLCTSSVMVQELIDHGIERVDLWQRGVDTDLFHPSLASREMRDRLSQGHPDSPLLLYVGRLGAEKEIERIKPVLESIPDARLALVGDGPNREALEEHFAGTATHFVGYLRGETLASAFASADAFIFPSTTETLGLVLLEAMAAGCPVVAAGTGGIVDIVTDGVNGYLFDPTDENGAIKATQTLLDNQTERETLRENARQEAERWGWQAATDQLRRYYQGVLNARQPLAA
- a CDS encoding Uma2 family endonuclease; the protein is MVMQAEKTKTYTPEEYLEQEVNSDERHEYINGEIILMTGGTPNHNLIAGNLFATLNFSLKRQPYFAFVTDQRLWVPEKGIYTYPDVMVVQGEVQLQEGRKDTVTNPILIAEVLSKSTQGYDRGKKSQGYRTLPSLQEYLFVDQYTMHVERYYRTETNEWVLSEYDRSESVIQFNSIPGEISLVDLYDKVDFQRDSE